In one window of Lynx canadensis isolate LIC74 chromosome B3, mLynCan4.pri.v2, whole genome shotgun sequence DNA:
- the ZFP36L1 gene encoding mRNA decay activator protein ZFP36L1, translating into MTTTLVSATIFDLSEVLCKGNKMLNYSTPSAGGCLLDRKAVGTPAGGGFPRRHSVTLPSSKFHQNQLLSSLKGEPAPALSSRDSRFRDRSFSEGGERLLPTQKQPGSGQVNSSRYKTELCRPFEENGACKYGDKCQFAHGIHELRSLTRHPKYKTELCRTFHTIGFCPYGPRCHFIHNAEERRALAGARDLSADRPRLQHSFSFAGFPSAAATAAATGLLDSPTSITPPPILSADDLLGSPTLPDGTNNPFAFSSQELANLFAPSMGLPGGGSPTTFLFRPMSESPHMFDSPPSPQDSLSDQEGYLSSSSSSHSGSDSPTLDNSRRLPIFSRLSISDD; encoded by the exons ATGACCACCACCCTCGTGTCTGCCACCATCTTCGACCTGAGTGAAGTTTTATGCAAG ggTAACAAGATGCTCAACTACAGTACTCCCAGTGCAGGGGGCTGCCTGCTGGACAGGAAGGCGGTGGGCACCCCTGCCGGTGGGGGCTTCCCCCGGAGGCACTCGGTCACCCTGCCCAGCTCCAAGTTCCACCAGAACCAGCTCCTCAGCAGCCTCAAGGGCGAGCCGGCCCCAGCTCTGAGCTCTCGGGACAGCCGCTTCCGAGACCGCTCTTTCTCAGAAGGGGGCGAGCGGCTGCTGCCCACCCAGAAGCAGCCAGGGAGTGGCCAGGTCAACTCCAGCCGCTACAAGACGGAGCTGTGCCGCCCCTTTGAGGAGAACGGCGCCTGTAAGTACGGGGACAAGTGCCAGTTCGCGCATGGCATCCACGAGCTCCGAAGCCTGACCCGTCACCCCAAGTACAAGACGGAGCTGTGCCGCACCTTCCACACCATCGGCTTTTGCCCGTATGGGCCCCGCTGCCACTTCATCCACAACGCTGAGGAGCGCCGCGCCCTGGCCGGGGCCCGGGACCTCTCCGCTGACCGTCCCCGCCTCCAGCATAGCTTTAGCTTTGCTGGGTTTCCCAGTGCCGCTGCCACCGCCGCTGCCACAGGGCTGCTGGACAGCCCCACGTccatcaccccaccccccatcctgaGCGCCGATGACCTCCTGGGCTCACCCACCCTGCCAGATGGCACCAATAATCCCTTCGCCTTCTCCAGCCAGGAGCTGGCGAACCTCTTTGCCCCTAGCATGGGGCTGCCCGGGGGTGGCTCCCCGACCACCTTCCTCTTCCGGCCCATGTCCGAGTCCCCTCACATGTTTGACTCTCCCCCCAGCCCTCAGGATTCTCTCTCGGACCAGGAGGGCTATCTGAGCAGCTCCAGCAGCAGCCACAGTGGCTCAGATTCCCCCACCTTGGACAACTCAAGACGCCTGCCCATTTTCAGCAGACTTTCCATCTCAGATGACTAA